TGCCAAATAAGTGCGCAATTCTTCATTTCACCCTTGATGGATTTtagtatgtttatatataataatattttttaaaaatgatgtgtaatgttttatttccatttttttttatttataaaaaatgaccTGCTAATTTTTTCTCTGTTGACTTAGATTGAAAATCATATGAGAtacaaaatgcaaacattttttggtttgcattttataatgattaataataaaatagttatggatttcattaaatatttctagaaaagcatttagattcattaataaatttatttgtaaattaacttTAATGACCTTTAAATACACTGAGAAAGGAAAGTTATATttgttgaatctttttttaaaaagaattttaactttttattaatattgttgtgCAGCTTTCTTTGacctttttgtatttattttcctcactgtttgaaaattgaaataagtagtgacataatttttaaattgattgtggcctttttattaatgattttggaacaaataagttattaatgaaatgtaaatggAAAGTTGGCTTTGCTAAATTTTGGTTTAATGCTTATTTTTGGGTAAAAAATGCTAATAcaaaaggcctttttttttttttttttttttttttttttttgttgttgttgttatttataaaaatataatctttgaagacattgttttgtttactttttctgaAGCTTTTATGAATATGAATCTCATCTTAAAGGAAAAATGATTGCTGGGAGGTGGCTAGAAATGCACACATAGTTCTAGAAATTTTGCAAATGTCAGttcttaatttttgttgaaaatgaaagatcATTCACTTCAAAACTGGTGACATTTAACAATGTAATGGtcacattaaataaatacttttgtaaacatttgaatattttagttcAGAACCaaaggattttgataatataaagcaatttataATGTTAATTGTGATTACATTAAGCAGCTTCCActgtattcatttatatttgaatgaaatgtgtgaaaaaaaattagtgagaaatgaaattgataggCATAGATAAATCATAGAATATTCAAATCAAGTCCAAACAGACATgttcagtaaaatataatttgtgttaGTTTATAAATTAAGATGAAGAAACATATTGTAACAACATGACAGGTGTGGAAATGTCCTGCACTTGTTtggaaaagcaaattaaatttaaataaatatacaaaatgctAACATAATGATGAATTTTGTCTCCCAGAAAGCAATTTCTGGCTCAGAAATCCTCTTGTagattatttctgatttaattgATCTTTAAAATGGCTATAAATAAAGTCTAAAgtcaaattgttgaaaaaatttgtcTAGATTTAAGCCATACACagttatacattttcagttttttcagaAGGAAGAACCTTTAATTCTGCTGTTATATCTCTAATTTGTGAAATATACAATTGAGTAtatagaaaagttataaatatttctaatttaatagataactacaattttataattattaatggttttattttttccattatatatatatatatatatatatatatatatatatatatatatgaaatttatggGTCATATATATATGGAGaagctgtaaaaatatttgatgtaaaattccAACCCTCTATTTCTATTATTATGAACATTGTATAttgttttagaatatataaatattaattctaaagaGCAAACACCATAATGAAGAGACTCCGCATGGTATTAACTagtttagattaattaaatatgaataagctgtacgtcaaaataattataatatttgattattgaaGCAACATGTTTCTTTGTAAGCCTATTTTAAGAAGATAGAGGAAGcattaagaatatttgttttattaattgtaaatttgatataaatgtctttttaatataaatttagtttcttcttaaactaaaatttcacttaaatattttatgaatccttgaatataaatgcatatttacttgatgcatttatgaattacatcatgtataaaatgatattaatgaaatattctagtgtgtatttcttgtaaatttatattttatctgaaatttttgaagaaatgatgTTTTAGAATGACATATTTTGACATCTGAATTTATAACTCAAatattattaggaaaaaattttCAGCTGTTAATCTCcatattttaatagcaatttatatcaaataatcatgttctttttaatatctaattatatatatatcacagtAAGTATTATATCACAGTAAGtgcagaatttatattaaattgtaagTATCCAGTCCTAAGCAAGGTTTTAATTGAACTTTGCTTACTACTTTGGAGCtaaattaacttataattaatttagtttcataagttactatatgtttaaaatttttaatggtttgTCTTTCTGCTATAATCACGGATATTAGATAAGAATTTGTAATTCTCATGACACTGATGACTGTTTTTCTAGGCTTTTCAAGAGTTGCAAGCCAAAGTACTCGACACAACTCAAAAATTGAAGCTAGCAGATATACAAATTGATTCCTTGAATAAAGCTATCCAACATTCTCAGCTAACTCAGCAGGAGCTCAAGTCTTTTCCAGAAGATACCAACATGTTTAATGGTGTAGGGAGGATGTAAGCAAACTTTAAGATatcataaagtttttaaaaacaaaattgttttattatgctttttttatataagaaataataaaatttttccaatagctaacatttttgtaaaatattttacttaaatatgttTCTGAACATGAGAATTGCTTAAGACTGCAATCTTGAATTAAGAAgttgttgaaaaatttcattttttccccataaaGTTGCTTTATTCAATACATAGTTTTAGTTTTATTAGATGTTTTGAACTAATAAGAAAGTACTGAAAACAGCAGtgccttgaaatttttaattgttagtgaaattaaaatttattcttctatattattttactatgcaCATTATATTTATgacaattctatatttttttgccCTTGTTTGTGATTTGATAATTATCATATACAGTtccatagaaaattttattacacaaacatatttaaataagctatttaagttatttaaaatcacataaaTGGGCAAATTTCTTTGTCTTTCAACGATAAATTGATTAGTTGttatagattaaaacatttttttcattgtttgtacaatttaaaaaatattaataggtaaaattttttacatttgctatgcaattattttatttgtatcaaatatcattgtataataataacttattattataaactttatgattagaaataatttatgctaaatataaatgaatcaattatatCTGTGTTTTCAATTATGTAGAAGATGAATTCATAGAAATCTGGTTcacaacaaatttaaattaatttaaatagttgctctgaaatataattttcatttttaaaaccttaGGTAATTTGTATAGTTCAATTgataaactgctttttttttttttaacctcccACGCTTTTTGATACTTTGTACTAATAGCtgctgagaattttaaaaaagtaactgtggagtataattatatttctgatttcaCTAAATTTGCAAGAATTGTGAAATTTAAGACtagtttatataaattcttcttcttctttaaacatttatttacctTCTATATTCCTGTCATTTTGCctcattgtttcaaaataatgttccTGAATGGAATGGCCAAAGTATGTCAGGATTGTTTACTGTACTAGGTTACTCATGGTGTAGCAGCCATTCCATTTTGCGTAGCTAAAATGAGCAGGAACTTTGGCTTAATCAGCTTTCTTTTTAATGGTACCTCAGATTTTCGAACCATTGGGGCTGCTTCCATTGATGAAAGATCAAGGGCTCATTAGCAttcatatgaagtaaaaatttttgaaattggttTATTGGTTAGGATTTTTGAATTCTGTCACAGGATTTCTCCTTAGAGAAtgtattgcaatattatttttttatttattgctgttaaaaattgaagaaagaaaaaggtAGATGATCTTGATGAGATATCTAGGGGCTCATGAGATTTTGTATGAagacaaaattattgaattagtaGCATCATTTGGTTTGGTTGAGGAACTCTATTTCTTGTGGAGAATGTACtaggaaattttgtttttcaatttcttacAAATATGGAACATGTTGAATGATTTTTTATGTGCATAGATACcatgagttttcatatgaaataaaaataagtgaaatgggAGTAGTGGTTGGTGCTGGGCGATTGacttattgattttctttattatttaaaccatacaaaatattcatgttttgttttttgttttttaggtTTCTTCTAACTCCCCAAGATCAGATTATTAACATGCTTTCTGAAAAAATCGAAGCATCTcgagaaaaaattaaagaattcgaggtaatatatatatattctgtaaatcTACTTGTATTATAGTTGTAGTAaacaaagtaatattaaatattctgaatttatttgtattttttataaatgcgtttttaattaatttttttctcagttttgaactatttaaattgaatgttttctAATTGTTTATATGCACAAATTCCCATTACACTAAAATGGAGTATATTCTCAAGTAGTATGATAATTGTACCTTTTCAAATGTTCATATCTTTCAGTAATAATGACATAATCTTTTTAGAAAAGGGGGAGGGAAGAGGGAATTGCTGTAAGATTTTCTCTTGAACTCTCAGATCGCATTTCTGTTTCAAACATATCAATTCACTATATATCATACTTtaagtgttcaaattttttaaaattataaatttatacaaaataattaaaagattgatgaattcttttgtcaaaatttatttaagaattgctcaataatttttaaggaagctttataattgttttttttttcttctttttttcaaattgaaaaatattgcttatttcatttgttatatttttcctGTTTTCAAGTTTTACTATTCTTCAgtgttttgcaattaaaaaaaaatgtaaaacaaattttcagaattaaatgttGATATAAAATCACcttttatttctgagaatttgttttacattttttttttttttttttggaatatagaTAGAATTTtactgagaaattaaattttttttatcatatactttttattttattcaagttcTTAAAACAACATAATGTGGAAAATGTGctataagtttataaaatatatatatcaaaagacatttaaaattcctttataatcttcaaaaatttgggattctgaaatattaaaatctatggCGATATGAAGATTTCTTACATCATTTTTTATGTGAAAGAGTTtagctatatttaataataaatatttgatcttACAATAAACAAATTAGTACATAGGTCCCATTTGTGCGACAGTCAGTGATCATATTGACttggcaataaatttttaatttttctgttcagAAAGAATTTCCCATTTATAAACATTTGGCATTTCtgctttttatgtattaaaaatgtattagcaTAATAcaatatggaaattttaaatatttatacatctcATAATAATTTGAAGGTCAgttcttaataaattatatcagaGCTATGAAAAATGGcagattaatgtaaaaaaaaaacagtgtattGGTAGAAGTActgtattttattgtaattgtaaaattgtGTTGAACAGGAATTGGATTAATTTCATATGACTAAAATGAATCTCATATTCAATATCATAATAAAAGGCTTAAGTTTGCATTGATTAAAAAGAGATTGAAAACGTTTAAACTCCTGAAATTCTTTGAAACTATCTGTGGgattgattatatttattcatttatcacaCTGAATGCAAatttgttatgaattatttttttctcatgtaaGAAACAAATTTACCTAATTTTGAAGTTCACAGTAAGGAAGTTTTGGAAACTTGTTATAAAATTGagatacatttaaagaaaaagaaaaaaaattagtgaaactTAAAAGAAACTGTTAATGTGAGctttagttgaaaataattaaatataaaaataataaagtaattaaatattgaaaataataatgaaaaataaattaaatatacaaattttaataatggaagcaataaaaatattttttaatattgtaactttccataactcttaaaaatatcctacatgatttatttttttagtaattaaatttaatggtgagttttgtattattgtttgaaataataaactttaattagcTATTGGgattcaaatcatattttaagtatttctaactatataaaatacatcaattaagAAAGTTGGTGCCCATTTTCTTACTTTTGGGACAAATGAAAATGATTAGACAGAAAGAATGAATAGTTTCAACAAATGAAACTTgtcttgcatttttaataaaaatttaatgtaagtgaaattgttaaacaattttcaaatttaatattttaaaataaaaattcaaaaactttaccTACTCTTCCTGGTTTGATTTAAGAAATgtgagaatttcattttaattatcctaTGAATTTCATAGgcaacattattaattaaaattaattagatttcatGGTTTAtgaactttaatatatattttttctggtaTTACTTATAAAATGCCAGTTTATTtggttgcaaaaatattttgacgtATTATCaagtattgaatataaattactGTTAAAAAGAGGCCATAGTTAGAAAGGGTGGCAACAGAACCGGAAAGTCAGGGAATAAcagtccgaaaaaattacataaaagtcagagaaattcataaaaatatctaaaaatgaaggaaaattgcAATGAGAGCTTTTGCATGAAGTATGAGTGATCAGTAATTTTTGTGCAATTCTCTGCATCCAAACTCAAATATCACCAAAACAATCATAGCAACATCAACCTGAGAcagctttctttaaaaagtatgatgatttttttccaatttcattgcAATAAGATAAACAATAAGCTAATGAATAAGGATAACAACAACTGAAATGAAACTTTCAGAAAGATCAGGTTTCATTTTTCATACTCAAAAAACAGAGTGACTTTATGATTTTGGTCCAACTTGCTCTCTTGCAATTTTGCAATGATGTTGTATCATTGCTAAAAGTGATGATACTATCCATGGTAACAATGATGTTGAATGAAGAAAGTTTTGATTAATAAAGATTATTCATGGGAGAATATGAAAGAACAAACACTCATTGTAAGAAGAATGTTTATCACAGTATTTAAGTAAATGGTGAATAAGTAATtaggaaatggaaaaaaaaaaaaaaaaaaatgtttttaaatgcaaagGATTTATGAGCCAaacatgaagaaaagaaaaagaagaaataaaagataggaattttatgaaaatttggaaataaaaagggGAGCAGAGTATCAGTTTAACGAATGAAAAGCAATAAATACTTGAAGGGGTCGAAGAGAGAGTGTAAGAGTTGAGTAAGAAATTGCAGCcaaaaatttttgcaaaagaaacttttaaaactgtGTCATTCATTTAAAGCAGGGCTGatcattttaaataagtatttttctaaaatcaatatttgagTAGTTgatgtttcaattttgaaatcaataattattggTAGTAATTTTTTGCACTTTAACTGTAATAGGCAAGTTATTTGTTACTGGATTTATTAtctgtaaagaagtattttatatctagcaattatttgtaataataaatggaatttaaaaaaattatatttattcataaaaacatatgcttttgattaaaaaaatttctatcgatctgttaaaaataatttgaagtcaTATTTAGGCAGTTCTCTTCTTTAAATCTTTGCTggaacatattttatttgatgtgtataattatactatttaaatataaataagtaagtaaatatatatatgttgcaTCATGCTAATCTGATTTTATGCAAAGAGCTCCAATTAATTATTGAACTGTTTTAAAATGTTGTGCAAAAATCATAATAACCTTTGCTATTAAACATAACTTATGTTGCAcagaatatttcttagaatttttctgcttttttagaaacaaaatattttattaaaatttccagtattttttatg
Above is a genomic segment from Argiope bruennichi chromosome 1, qqArgBrue1.1, whole genome shotgun sequence containing:
- the LOC129963187 gene encoding prefoldin subunit 1-like translates to MTSKGVDLELKKAFQELQAKVLDTTQKLKLADIQIDSLNKAIQHSQLTQQELKSFPEDTNMFNGVGRMFLLTPQDQIINMLSEKIEASREKIKEFETSKSYLERSMKESEENLRELVASKQKDR